GGACTCGTCGAGCGGGGAATCGATCAACGACGCCATTACTATCCGCAGGAGTCTCGTCGGCAAGGCTCTGGTTTTGGACGATCTACCGCGTCGTTTCGCGGAGAATAAGCTCGGTGCCCAGCACAATGCGCTCTGCTCCAGCGCCGTCCTTTAGCGCCGCGACCAAAAGCTCGGCTGCTCGACGGCCCTTCTCCACGATCGGTTGACGCACCGTTGAGAGTGCCGGGCAGGCCAGCGCCGCAAGCGGAATGTCATCGTACCCGATTACCTCAAGATCCTCAGGAATCCCCAGCCCCCGCTGCCGGGCGGCTCGCAGCACACCGAGCGCCACAACATCGCTCGCGGCGAGCACCGCCGTCGGACGATAGCCGTCGTCCCATGCGGCTGCAAAGCGCTGCTCACTCCCTTCGACAGACCCTGGTGTCGGCAGCAGCCAGCTCTCCCGCCACGCGACCCCATAGTCTGCAAACGCCCGTTGGTAGCCCCACGTCCGCCGGGCACCCACGCCGTAGAAGATATTATCGAGATGGCGATGGGGCGTTTCGAAAGCCAGGATCAGCACCTCACGATGCCCTCGCCGCAGGAGATAGGCTGCGGCGGCATAGGTGCTCTCCTCGTCGTCGCTATTGACCGACGCGACCGTCTCCGCATCGCCATCAACAATCACAAAGGGAATACTGCGCTTCCGCAGCGGCAGCACCTCATGGTGCCGTTCGTTGAGCCCCACGATGATAAATCCATCGACGGGTGCCCGCGCGATCGATGGCTCTAGCGAATTGTCGTACGGGCTGAGCGTGAGCAGGCCAAGGTTCTGCTCGTCACAGATGCTCCCAATACCCCGGAGCAAGGTGGCAAAGAAAGGATTGGCAAAGGTGGAGTCCATGCTCTGCGGCACGATGACGCCGAGCATCCCCGTTCTGCCAGCGACGAGCCCACGGGATAGCGGATTCGGCACATAGCCGAGATCACGCGCGACCGCAAGAATGCGGCTCACCGTGTTTGGGCTGAGCCGCGTCGGGCGATTAAATGCGAAAGAAACAGCGGTCGGTGAGACGCCAGCCTCCCGCGCAATGTCACTAATAGTTACTCTCGCCATAGCTTGCGTTGGCCTTCTTGGACGCTAGCACGCTTCGTCCTTTAGTTATACCATAGATTAACCATAAAGGCCTTTACTAAAGGCCTTTAGCATGGTATATTGCGGCAACTACTCGCGGAGGTGGGCACTGGAGAATCAAGCGTGCTTCCGTACATCAACCCGACTTCATGGCAAAGGACATGCTCCAAAGAGCTTGGAACACTGAGCGACTGGCATATCACGAGGTTGGTTGAGCTTATATCGCCGTCTCGGACGAGGTTAAACATTCCATCTTGTCCCAGATCGTGCCGAATCGTCATATCTACACGCAACGTCTGGCGCATCCGGGCAACCTCGACCAGCGGAAGCGCGGGCCATCCACCCCAGACACCATCGTAGCACAACACGGCCCTCAAAAACTATACCTATCCGTGCGCTGATAGCGCGGGAGCGCCGTCGTGGTGATGGCTGCAAGGCCTAGTGCGGCGCTGCTCAGATGGCGGTCGGCCCCCACCACGGCAAGGAGACGGACATGGATGCGGGGTATAAGGCGGCACTCGCCGAGTTGACCGGGTCACTGTTAGAGGATAGCGACCTGCCCACGCTCATGTATCGGGTGGTAACGTTTGTCGCCGACACGCTCATGGTGAAGCATAGCACACTTTGGGAACTGCGCCCGGATGGTAGCGCGCTGGTGCTCCGGGCCGCTGTCGGCGGGCAAGAGGACGCGGTGGGGGTGGCAATGGCTGCATCAGGGGCGCGATCCGCGCTTGGCACGGCAGTGCTGGGCACGCGCCTTGTGCTCGTCGCCGACTGGCGCAACGAAACCCGCTTCGACCGACCTTCCCTCCTGCGCGACTGCGATGTGATCAGCAGCCTCTATGTCGCGATCCAGGGTCAGCATCGTCCATTCGGCGTTCTGTGCGTGGATACCGCGACACGTCGGATATTCAGCGACCAGGAAATATACCTGCTCCAGGTCGTCGCCAATGTGCTGGCGCTGGCGATCGAGCGCGTCACGGCGAGGCAAACGCTGGAGCAGCAGATCGAGCACGCCCGGCTGGTGACAGCGGCTCAGGATCAGGCCGTGCTGGAAGAGCGCCAGCGTCTCGCCCGCGAGCTGCATGACTCGGTTACACAGGCCTTATACGGCGTCACGCTTCATGCCGGGGCAGCGACGCGTCTGCTGGAATCAGGCGATGTCGCGACCACCGCCGAGAATCTGCGCGTGCTGCAAGAAACGGCGCAGGAGGCGCTTGATGAGATGCGGCTCCTGATCTTCGAGCTGCGACCACCGGTGCTGGAGCAGGTGGGGCTGGCTGCCGCCCTTCAAGCGCGGCTCAACAGCGTGGAGGGGCGGGCCAACCTGGAAACCAGGCTGATTGTAGACGGTGTCGGCGATCTGCCCCTGCTCGTCCAGGAGGCCCTCTACCGCATTACCCAGGAGGCGCTCAACAATACGCTCAAGCACGCCCATGCGGGCTGCATCACGGTGCAGTTGCGGCAGGTTCAGTCGCGCGTGATCCTGGAAATTATCGATGACGGCGTTGGGTTTAATCCGGCAGCGGCTCAGGAAACCGGCGGGCTGGGCCTGCGTGGGATCGCGGAGCGCGTAGCACAGCTCAATGGAACGTTAACCTTACAGAGCGCGCCGCAGGATGGGTCACTCTTGCGAGTGGAGATAGCGCTATGATCAGTCCGATCCGTGTATTGGTTGTGGACGACCATCTGGTCGTTCGTAGAGGCATTCGCGCGCTGCTCGCGACGGAGCCCGACATCGAGGTGGTGGGCGAGTCCAGCAACGGAGCGGAAGCCGTCGTCGAAGCGGCCAGCCTCCAGCCGGACGTGATCCTGATGGATCTGGTCATGCCCCAGATGGATGGGATCGCCGCGATCGAGTCTATCCTTGCCAGCCAGCCAAACGCCCGTATCCTCGTGCTCACCAGCTTCGACGCCGACGATAAGGTATTTCCGGCCATTCGCGCCGGGGCGCTCGGATACACCTTGAAGGACTTCGGCCCGGCGGAGCTGATACGGGCGATCCAGCGCGTCTACCGTGGCGAGTCGTCGCTGCACCCGGCGGTTGCCCGCCGCGTCCTGCAAGAGCTGGCGCACCCGCCGCAGCGCCCGCCAACATCCGACCCGCTGACCGAGCGCGAGGTCGAGGTCCTGCGCCTGGTAGCGCATGGCGAGAGCAACCAGCAGATCGCCGCCATGCTGGGGATCGGCGAGGGCACCGTGCGAGTGCATGTCAGCAATATCCTGAGCAAGCTGCACCTGGCAAGCCGAACCCAGGCCGCGCTCTACGCCCTGCGCGAGGGGCTGGCATCGCTCGATGATAAGAGCACGACCCCGTAGCGCGGCTCACCGAGTTCCACGTTTCGAGTTCGCTGTTCTTTGTTGCCTCGTTCCTTTGTTCTTTCCCGCCTATAACATTTGTTATACCTCTCCTCGAACAAATGTATAGCCTCACTACCGATCAGTATTCCTTTTTTTATACGCCCAATTTACCATTTAGTGCATGACAGCCGCGTGCTGCGCTGGCATAGTTAGCTATAGCGATCCTTTCATCGTTGGAATGTAAGGATAGGAGCAGTCATGGCGCAGCCGACTCGGGTGCTTATTGTCGACGATAGCGCGCGCACCCGCGAAGGCTTGCGCGCGCTGCTGGCGACCTGGCCGGAGATTACGGTGATCGGCGAGGCAGCCAACGGCCAGGAGGCGGTGCAACAGGTCGCGGAATGTCGGCCA
Above is a window of Herpetosiphonaceae bacterium DNA encoding:
- a CDS encoding substrate-binding domain-containing protein, which codes for MLGVIVPQSMDSTFANPFFATLLRGIGSICDEQNLGLLTLSPYDNSLEPSIARAPVDGFIIVGLNERHHEVLPLRKRSIPFVIVDGDAETVASVNSDDEESTYAAAAYLLRRGHREVLILAFETPHRHLDNIFYGVGARRTWGYQRAFADYGVAWRESWLLPTPGSVEGSEQRFAAAWDDGYRPTAVLAASDVVALGVLRAARQRGLGIPEDLEVIGYDDIPLAALACPALSTVRQPIVEKGRRAAELLVAALKDGAGAERIVLGTELILRETTR
- a CDS encoding GAF domain-containing sensor histidine kinase, with protein sequence MDAGYKAALAELTGSLLEDSDLPTLMYRVVTFVADTLMVKHSTLWELRPDGSALVLRAAVGGQEDAVGVAMAASGARSALGTAVLGTRLVLVADWRNETRFDRPSLLRDCDVISSLYVAIQGQHRPFGVLCVDTATRRIFSDQEIYLLQVVANVLALAIERVTARQTLEQQIEHARLVTAAQDQAVLEERQRLARELHDSVTQALYGVTLHAGAATRLLESGDVATTAENLRVLQETAQEALDEMRLLIFELRPPVLEQVGLAAALQARLNSVEGRANLETRLIVDGVGDLPLLVQEALYRITQEALNNTLKHAHAGCITVQLRQVQSRVILEIIDDGVGFNPAAAQETGGLGLRGIAERVAQLNGTLTLQSAPQDGSLLRVEIAL
- a CDS encoding response regulator transcription factor, with protein sequence MISPIRVLVVDDHLVVRRGIRALLATEPDIEVVGESSNGAEAVVEAASLQPDVILMDLVMPQMDGIAAIESILASQPNARILVLTSFDADDKVFPAIRAGALGYTLKDFGPAELIRAIQRVYRGESSLHPAVARRVLQELAHPPQRPPTSDPLTEREVEVLRLVAHGESNQQIAAMLGIGEGTVRVHVSNILSKLHLASRTQAALYALREGLASLDDKSTTP